From Vicingus serpentipes, the proteins below share one genomic window:
- a CDS encoding TIGR00266 family protein: MSAHDIDYKILGDDMQCVEIELDPQEAVIAEAGSLMMKDTDIKMQTIFGDGSGQDTGVFGKIFSAGKRLLTGESLFLTAYTHEGQGKKHATFAAPYPGKIIPFDLTEYQGKIICQKDAFLCAAKGVAVGIEFQKKLGAGFFGGEGFIMQKLEGDGFAFIHAGGTIVEKTLNPGEKLQVDTGCLVALTKDVDYDIEFVGGIRNTFFGGEGVFFASLKGPGKVWVQSLPFSRLADRIIASAPRMGGSRKGEGSILGGLGDLLDGDNRF; this comes from the coding sequence ATGAGTGCACACGATATAGATTATAAAATATTAGGAGACGACATGCAGTGCGTTGAAATTGAACTTGATCCACAAGAAGCTGTAATAGCTGAAGCTGGAAGTTTAATGATGAAAGACACAGACATAAAAATGCAAACCATTTTTGGTGATGGCTCAGGGCAAGATACAGGTGTTTTTGGTAAAATATTTTCTGCAGGAAAACGCTTATTAACGGGAGAAAGTTTGTTTTTAACCGCTTATACACATGAAGGGCAGGGTAAAAAACATGCTACGTTTGCGGCACCTTATCCGGGCAAAATTATTCCTTTTGATTTAACAGAATATCAAGGAAAGATTATTTGCCAAAAAGATGCTTTTTTATGTGCAGCAAAAGGAGTTGCTGTTGGAATTGAGTTTCAGAAAAAATTAGGAGCTGGATTTTTTGGGGGAGAAGGGTTTATTATGCAAAAATTAGAAGGTGATGGATTTGCATTTATTCATGCTGGGGGAACTATAGTTGAAAAAACTTTAAATCCTGGAGAAAAACTACAAGTAGATACTGGTTGTTTGGTAGCTTTAACTAAAGATGTTGATTATGACATCGAATTTGTTGGAGGAATAAGAAATACATTTTTTGGTGGGGAAGGTGTTTTCTTTGCTTCATTAAAAGGACCTGGAAAAGTATGGGTGCAATCTTTACCTTTTAGTAGATTAGCCGATAGAATTATTGCATCTGCTCCACGAATGGGAGGAAGTAGGAAAGGAGAAGGAAGTATTTTAGGGGGTTTAGGTGATTTGTTGGATGGTGATAATAGGTTTTAG